One window of Treponema primitia ZAS-1 genomic DNA carries:
- the cas3 gene encoding CRISPR-associated helicase Cas3' has protein sequence MAQIKNISSNANKILPLSSCLAKTLTLPDNKTIPGIDVFGHCIIVGEVTKLLVKYSIPQIRGKLFPPGVELVAAVHDLGKICPTFAEKLYRHTDNYQPNSLTGLENANPDLEKQWGYHSGLSQSSLSAFPKLPKYIPEIAGRHHGYSPDSTLPADSDYFGGKPWQKLRVKFVEKLKRYFGVDWPVVQNDTHAALLSGLTSVADWIGSGQAFDGFRHIEDITDLPNRVKSALDAAGFVPPLIRRGLSFMEIFRFEPNPIQARFIETISGPGVYVLEAPMGIGKTEAALYGAYKLLAARKASGIYFALPTRLTSEKIYERVNPFLLSILEETSPLRQALLIHGSAWLYETEMGEDAQPEASWFHAKKRSILAPFGVGTIDQALMAVMNVKHGFVRTFGLAGKVVILDEVHSYDSYTGTLMEKLVADLRNLGCTVIILSATLTGERRKELLGIKKGASLPAYPLISYHAEDEKNHHELLIQVSENVTVELNSIQHDDEAVNEALKRAEQGQQVLWIENTVAEAQDRFALLNCLAVERGVECGLIHSRFTKNDRDQHEKYWVTLFGKDAKDKRKEKGRILVGTQVLEQSLDIDADFLVTRLCPMDMLLQRIGRLWRHASNKKLRPGTARQEVWILSPGYEQVLENYKKELGKTAFVYAPYVLLRTLEVLKNHAPSLKLPEEIRPLVEAVYCNRKEDGLLVRLQWDLEKRREQLQGLARQGLSQGGRTLPESKAETRYSDQLTVDVLLLKDAKEEQNGKDKKILLVLSDGTSLELIKGLKNYNKKEWHRIAVLLNHHVVTVPEKRAPLPASPGVLDWFKEYIYIGNKEEEFLRVAIINKSENLVGLYNAIISKKYTLSYNSKIGYRSEEINPSKKEEEDW, from the coding sequence ATGGCACAAATAAAAAACATTTCATCTAATGCAAATAAAATTCTCCCCCTATCATCCTGCCTTGCAAAAACTCTTACCCTCCCGGACAACAAAACCATCCCGGGCATTGATGTCTTTGGGCACTGCATCATCGTTGGCGAAGTTACCAAACTCCTTGTCAAATACTCCATTCCCCAAATCAGGGGAAAACTTTTTCCTCCCGGCGTGGAACTGGTGGCTGCCGTTCATGATCTGGGAAAAATCTGCCCCACCTTCGCTGAAAAGTTATACCGCCACACCGATAACTACCAGCCCAATTCCCTCACGGGGCTTGAAAATGCCAACCCCGATCTAGAAAAACAATGGGGATATCACTCTGGTCTCAGCCAGTCGTCGCTTTCGGCTTTCCCCAAGCTTCCCAAGTATATACCTGAAATCGCGGGACGTCACCATGGATATTCCCCGGATAGTACCCTTCCCGCTGATAGCGATTATTTTGGTGGGAAACCCTGGCAGAAGCTGCGGGTAAAATTTGTCGAAAAGCTAAAACGTTACTTTGGCGTAGACTGGCCGGTGGTACAAAACGATACCCATGCCGCCTTGCTTTCGGGTCTTACCAGTGTTGCCGATTGGATCGGCTCCGGCCAAGCCTTTGACGGGTTCCGCCATATTGAGGATATTACGGACCTTCCCAACAGGGTAAAATCCGCTCTTGATGCAGCAGGCTTTGTACCACCGCTTATTCGGCGGGGACTTTCATTTATGGAAATTTTTAGGTTTGAACCCAATCCCATTCAGGCCCGTTTTATCGAAACCATTTCGGGTCCCGGCGTCTATGTGCTTGAAGCCCCCATGGGAATAGGGAAAACCGAGGCTGCCCTGTATGGGGCCTACAAGCTGCTTGCTGCCAGAAAAGCCTCGGGCATCTACTTTGCCCTGCCTACCCGGCTTACTTCGGAGAAAATATACGAACGGGTAAATCCCTTTCTTTTATCCATCCTTGAGGAGACATCCCCCTTACGGCAAGCCCTGCTCATCCATGGTTCCGCATGGTTATATGAAACCGAAATGGGGGAAGATGCTCAGCCGGAGGCTTCCTGGTTCCATGCAAAGAAACGCAGTATTCTGGCGCCCTTTGGGGTGGGGACCATCGATCAGGCATTGATGGCGGTTATGAACGTTAAACATGGTTTTGTCAGAACCTTCGGCCTTGCAGGAAAAGTAGTGATTCTGGATGAGGTACATTCTTACGATAGTTATACCGGAACCCTGATGGAAAAGCTAGTGGCAGATTTACGAAATTTGGGTTGCACGGTGATCATTTTAAGCGCCACCCTTACCGGAGAACGGCGAAAAGAACTGTTAGGTATAAAAAAAGGAGCTTCCCTCCCCGCCTACCCCCTTATCAGCTATCATGCCGAGGATGAAAAGAATCATCACGAATTGCTGATTCAGGTTTCAGAAAATGTAACCGTAGAACTGAACAGTATTCAGCATGATGATGAGGCAGTCAATGAAGCTCTTAAACGGGCGGAACAGGGACAGCAGGTTTTGTGGATAGAAAATACCGTGGCAGAAGCCCAGGATCGGTTTGCCCTTTTAAATTGCTTAGCAGTTGAACGTGGAGTTGAATGCGGCCTGATCCACTCCCGGTTTACCAAAAATGACCGGGACCAACATGAAAAATACTGGGTTACCCTTTTTGGTAAGGATGCAAAAGATAAGCGCAAGGAAAAAGGACGCATCCTTGTGGGGACCCAGGTACTGGAACAGTCTCTGGATATCGATGCCGATTTTCTGGTTACCCGACTCTGTCCCATGGATATGTTACTACAGCGTATAGGCCGACTCTGGCGCCATGCATCGAATAAAAAGCTACGACCCGGAACCGCTCGCCAGGAAGTCTGGATTCTTTCGCCGGGTTATGAACAGGTTCTTGAAAACTATAAAAAAGAACTGGGAAAAACCGCTTTTGTTTATGCCCCCTATGTTTTATTACGGACTCTGGAAGTTCTGAAAAATCATGCCCCTTCATTAAAGTTACCCGAAGAAATACGTCCCCTGGTGGAGGCGGTCTATTGTAATCGGAAAGAGGATGGGTTACTTGTCCGGTTACAGTGGGACTTGGAGAAACGGCGGGAACAACTTCAGGGTCTTGCCCGGCAAGGCCTTTCCCAGGGTGGGAGGACTTTGCCTGAATCAAAAGCGGAGACCCGGTATTCGGATCAGCTCACCGTGGATGTCCTCCTTCTTAAGGATGCAAAAGAAGAACAGAACGGAAAGGATAAAAAGATTTTGCTTGTTTTATCTGATGGAACATCACTTGAACTCATTAAGGGCTTAAAGAATTATAATAAAAAAGAATGGCACAGAATAGCCGTGCTTTTGAACCACCATGTGGTTACTGTTCCGGAAAAACGGGCGCCGCTCCCAGCGTCTCCCGGTGTGTTAGACTGGTTTAAGGAATACATTTACATAGGGAATAAAGAAGAGGAGTTTCTCCGTGTTGCAATAATAAACAAGAGTGAAAATCTTGTTGGTCTGTATAACGCCATTATTTCGAAAAAATATACTTTATCTTATAATAGCAAAATTGGATACCGGTCAGAAGAAATTAACCCGTCTAAAAAGGAAGAGGAGGATTGGTAA